Proteins encoded in a region of the candidate division KSB1 bacterium genome:
- a CDS encoding T9SS type A sorting domain-containing protein: MISIDINTPVPGTTTEIIPYVAYDMTATGNQFGIHMSRDEGRFAYVMIKGDFDVWCRIAIVQNEKMNLATAGIMARKSLSPDAEFVSIVANSKSPKWDTSYGVDAYIWGVRLRRGGHITESMSADKDGYWYCPALNRHLIPFPNCWLRLKRTGNVFTGYFAETAEAPKPNQWRRDSFQSTWTLTGQTPPTFVDKNGIFPETLYVGICLDANAEEWGNTRHKAWAEYREIHGLTPTHVEKTEGLPTQFVLHPNYPNPFNPSTTISYEVPYQAYVRIDVYDLSGRMVKQLTNSLHAAGRYELTWDAHDENGTAVAAGVYLLRFDAEGKVRVQKMTLLR; the protein is encoded by the coding sequence TTGATCAGCATCGACATCAACACGCCGGTGCCCGGAACAACGACAGAGATCATCCCTTATGTTGCATATGACATGACGGCCACAGGCAATCAGTTCGGTATTCACATGTCGCGCGACGAAGGCAGGTTCGCCTATGTGATGATCAAGGGCGATTTTGATGTGTGGTGTCGCATTGCCATTGTACAGAATGAAAAAATGAATTTGGCCACCGCCGGCATCATGGCGCGTAAAAGCCTATCGCCGGACGCCGAGTTCGTTTCGATCGTCGCTAATTCCAAATCGCCCAAATGGGACACCAGTTACGGCGTCGATGCCTATATTTGGGGCGTACGGCTACGGCGAGGCGGCCACATTACCGAAAGCATGAGCGCCGACAAGGACGGCTATTGGTATTGTCCGGCTCTCAATCGTCATCTCATCCCTTTTCCCAATTGCTGGTTACGCTTGAAACGAACCGGCAACGTGTTCACCGGCTATTTTGCGGAAACAGCCGAAGCGCCGAAACCCAATCAGTGGCGGCGTGACAGCTTTCAATCCACTTGGACGTTGACCGGACAGACACCGCCGACGTTCGTCGATAAAAACGGCATTTTTCCCGAAACCCTCTATGTGGGCATCTGCCTCGATGCGAATGCCGAAGAGTGGGGCAATACGCGCCATAAAGCATGGGCCGAGTATCGGGAAATTCATGGGCTGACCCCCACGCATGTTGAGAAAACCGAAGGTTTGCCGACCCAATTCGTGCTTCATCCAAATTACCCCAATCCCTTCAACCCTTCGACGACGATCAGCTATGAAGTGCCGTACCAGGCCTACGTGCGAATCGATGTTTATGATCTCTCGGGTCGTATGGTTAAGCAATTGACAAATTCATTGCATGCTGCCGGACGATATGAGTTGACGTGGGATGCTCATGACGAGAACGGCACGGCTGTCGCCGCCGGTGTTTATCTGCTTCGTTTCGATGCAGAAGGCAAAGTGCGTGTCCAAAAGATGACTTTGCTTCGGTAA
- a CDS encoding Gfo/Idh/MocA family oxidoreductase, protein MNSNNQFEKPQTVNRRTFLQTGAAAAAALISTPMINFAQSKKIRIGVIGCGSVSNAYLPHLSKCPYAELVSACDIIVERAERQAKWFNIPHVYPNIDAMLTGAPFDLLVNLTDMQAHEHLNRKALEAGKHVWSEKPMANSYAAGVELLKLARRKNLRLWGAPAMVESPAFAIMAKILAEGKLGDLAAVHAFYGHTGPWWSSFFYEKGGGSMPDLMVYNLTTVTGLVGPAKAVTAMTSIVTPTREIDGKGRIKVEAEDNAMVLLDHGKGIISHVQSGFNYFNPHGHEGKEESRYTIQFFGTKGFMGLLGYDWEPLAVEIATEDAPKIERISLGQHNFVWQMGASLACESLATGRELLITPEHALHVLEIIQAARESQAKGRRIALRSTFKYPIVA, encoded by the coding sequence ATGAATTCTAACAATCAATTTGAAAAACCACAAACGGTCAACCGCAGGACCTTCCTGCAGACCGGCGCCGCGGCTGCTGCTGCGCTGATAAGCACGCCGATGATCAACTTTGCCCAAAGCAAAAAAATCCGCATCGGCGTCATCGGCTGCGGCAGCGTCTCCAATGCATACCTGCCGCATCTCTCCAAATGTCCTTACGCCGAACTGGTCAGCGCCTGCGACATCATCGTCGAGCGTGCCGAACGCCAGGCCAAATGGTTCAATATTCCTCATGTCTATCCGAACATCGATGCCATGCTGACAGGGGCGCCGTTCGATCTCTTGGTCAATTTAACCGACATGCAGGCGCATGAACATCTAAATCGCAAGGCTTTGGAAGCCGGAAAACACGTCTGGAGCGAAAAGCCGATGGCCAATAGTTACGCGGCTGGTGTCGAACTGCTTAAGCTGGCGAGGAGAAAAAATCTCCGGCTATGGGGCGCTCCGGCCATGGTCGAAAGTCCGGCTTTTGCGATCATGGCAAAAATCCTCGCCGAAGGCAAGTTGGGCGATTTGGCGGCAGTTCACGCTTTCTACGGCCATACCGGTCCCTGGTGGTCGTCCTTTTTTTATGAGAAGGGCGGCGGCAGCATGCCGGATTTGATGGTCTATAATCTCACCACCGTCACCGGGTTGGTCGGCCCGGCCAAGGCCGTAACCGCCATGACCAGCATCGTCACGCCGACGCGCGAAATCGACGGCAAAGGCCGAATCAAGGTCGAAGCCGAAGACAACGCCATGGTGCTGCTGGACCACGGCAAAGGCATTATTTCTCATGTTCAATCCGGATTCAATTACTTTAACCCACACGGCCATGAGGGCAAAGAAGAATCCCGCTACACCATTCAATTTTTCGGCACCAAAGGCTTTATGGGACTGCTCGGTTACGACTGGGAACCGCTGGCCGTCGAAATTGCTACCGAGGATGCTCCGAAAATCGAGAGAATCTCTCTCGGTCAACACAACTTTGTTTGGCAGATGGGCGCCTCGCTGGCCTGTGAGTCGCTGGCAACGGGTCGCGAATTGCTGATTACTCCAGAACATGCGCTGCATGTGCTGGAAATCATCCAGGCGGCGCGCGAATCGCAGGCAAAAGGACGACGCATTGCGCTGCGTTCCACCTTTAAATATCCCATTGTTGCCTGA